From the genome of Eriocheir sinensis breed Jianghai 21 chromosome 55, ASM2467909v1, whole genome shotgun sequence:
tgtgtgtgtgtgtgtgtgtgtgtgtgtgtgtgtgtttgagagagaaacATCAATTGAAATCCTGAATACGAAAacacagagaaaaggaagaaaaaaaagcagaaaacggGAAATCAAACAgagtggaatggaagagaaaaaaacaaaaagagggaagaaagaaggggaggaggaggaggaggaggaggaggaggagaggaaaaaagagaaaattggatagggaagggaagagagagaacacctgcccttctctctctctctcaaagaagaACCAACCCTCCAATCAGCGAGGACgggtaggtaagagagagagagagagagagagagagagagagagagagagagagagagagagagagagagagagagagaattacagagCCAGAcatataaccacacacacacacacacacacacacacacacacacacacaaacacacacagaggacaAATTTTCTACGCTTAAGTTGACCTggttagaggaagaaggaaaagacttgGCATTCAACGATGAGCAAAGAGGAAACTGCGGATCTGAACTGGTTAGTGccgcgatggaggaggaggaggaggaggaggagaagaagaagagcaggaggaggaggaggaggaggaggaggaggaggaggaggaggaggaggaggaagataacgcgTCTGTggttgtatatatctttttttattatgcaGTGAAGAGgtaacggatgagagagagagagagagagagagagagagagagagagagagagagagagagagagagagagagcgtgggcgtgtgggcgtggAAATGAGTGGCCCTTTAAACAGTGTAGCCAACGAGGTGGATGAGTTCGTACAGTGTTGCCAACGTCAGTCTTCATACAAGGTCGtaagctcctccctccctccttcctcccccttcctccttccttctcttcttccctcctctctccctcctcctctcatcttctttcccccctctctacctcccctttcatggctctccttccttcttccctcttcccttcctcctctcccttcttccgcttcctttcttaccctctttgtctcccactctcttcttcctcctcacctgtctctctttcctctcttccttcttccatattcccttccttctctctcccttctttccttcccttcctttctcctccctgctCTCTCTACCAATTCCtttgcctttgttttctttttttttctcttcttgtttccctcctcctccgtcttctctcctttcctcctttcctcctttccttcttcctttctttaaatttcctttctacctcttcgtttgccttcgtttcctccctctttctttttttccctcatttctttccttcaaattcccttctcttgtctttgtttcctccctttcctctcttttttcttcccttcctttccttcaaatttattctctccctcttttcttgcctttgtttcctccctccttccgtcattccctccctcccctgtacccttccttcccaccctcctttctTGACATATTCTCCTCGTACCTCagttatttcctccctccctcttcctctccctgtatttctcatgtcttcctctatttctttctcttcctcttctttcccctcctaccatccttccttccttccgtccctcatggcctccccttctcctcctcctcctcttcctcttcctcctaatctttatTTTAtcgttatcttctttttccctttcttcagcttcttcctccttcctctttcttttctttgttcccttccttactttgtttcttgtttctccctttccttcctcccttcttatctccttctctcattcctttcctcccttaccttcttatctcttttttcccgttttcctctttcttttcttttttttcttccttgatccGTTTTTTTgttaattccttctctctctctttcccttccttcctctgtcctttctttctccccttacgtctcattctctccatctctccctctctcattctctccttcccttcctcttttaagcttctccctccctccctccttccttccttccttcattccttcattccttcacttccttccttccttccttccctcctttcttccatccttccttccttccttccatccgtccttccatccttccttccatccctccatccctccttccttccttccttccttcttttctctcttctctcaacctCCCTAGTTCAAGCTTCATGGGACTGACTAAGTAACCggtcgctaacacacacacacacacacacacacacacacacacacacacacacacacacacacacacacacacacacacacacacacacacacacacacacacacacacacacaagataaacAACTCCCGAAGCCTACATAAACTCCTACCTGCTttaagttaagggaaggaagaagcggaagcagaagaagcagaaaaaagaaggaagaagaagaagaaaagtagtaaGTGGAGGAAAGTAAATGGGGCcggtgttcttttttctctctctttttcctctctttttttttttttgccttggatTTAAGTGAAGTCaagtaaaaaaagaaacgaaaagaaaggaattgggcagaaaggagggagtgccatgatggaggaggaggaggaggaggaggaggaggaggaggagaaaagttgtagagagggagagggaagatgaagagagaattgaaaggaggaggaggaggaggaagaggaataagactgaggaagaggaggaggagaaggagaagaggaggagggtggaacagtagaaggagaaagaggaaggtgaagagaggaatcAAATAGAGAGAGTAGAGatagatgagaaggggaggaggaggaggacaaggacaaggaggaggaggaagaggagagggaggaggaggaggaggaggaggaggagggagagagagagggagagaacacttGCTCACGATTATCTGAATGACTCGTAATTGCCTGAACGATGGTCGCGGGGGGATCGTTTTCAACCCTCGAGAATCCTGCAAATTCCTCGCgtgttgtttgtcttgtttttttattattcgtcgtttgtttgtctttcttgatTATGATGTATTGCAACCTAAGTGGAAGATTGTTTTGAAATGTTGctgtgttgtttttttctttttcctttttcttccttcgtctccggTTGTTTTTCTTTAAGTGATGtgttgttagttttttttcttttcttctcatctttgttACTGTTTGGATCTgtgttttctttcgtgttttttttttatataaggaaTGATGTTTGTTTTGTCCCCTTGCGATTGTGTAGttaataagaacacacacacacacacacacacacacacacacacacactcacacacacacacacactcacactcacacacacacacacacacacatctgtctactctctcccactcttcagcttcttcctccttctcccccttataTTAATTTCATCCTTgtcagctctctcctcctcttcagcttcttcctccttcctcttcctctcctttgctcccttctttgatcttttccttgttccttccttccctccttctcttcccccgacccctcccccccacactcaccAACACAGCGGATGGAGTAGCAAACAAGACCGAAGGCGATGGACTGGAAATAGCCGAACTTCTTGCAGATGGCCCCGGAGAAGgcgaggaagggcaaggaggcgacggaggcgatggtggtgatgatgccgaTGAACCAGTTGGTGGCGCCCAGGTCGTGCAAGTGTAGCGGCAGGAAGTTCTCAATGAAGCCGTAACACATACCTGGCGGAAGAACGGAAGAGCGGCGAAGGGTGAGTGGGTGGAGGTGatgaataggaaagggaagggaggttggcaagggcaaaggaagggaagggaagggaagggatagtaaaGTAGTGTAGAGTAGAATAAAGTagtgtaaagggaaggaaagggaagggatgggttgggaaggacagggaagggaagtgaagggaagggagggaaaggaagtgaaggcatgggatggcaagggaagggaaggagaagggaaggtaagggatgggaagggaataagaggaaaggaaaggaaagagaaagaaaaagaaggaaagtaaagtaaaaggaagggaagggaagggaagggaagggaagggaagaagaggaaaggaaaggaaagagaaagaaaaagaaggaaagtaaagtaaagggaagggaagggaagggaagggcagacgGCTCACCCTCCCGTCAGCCCTTTAAAGACTCACCCGAGATGAACAcgacaagcagcagcagcagcacctccACGTTACGCATCAGCCGACACGTGCTGAGGCAGAGGCTGGAGGCGGGGCTCTTGAAGCGTAGGTCAACCTTCACCAGGATGAAGGCGCAGAGCACCTTCATGGCGAAGTACAGCAAGTACATCACACtgcggagagaagaggaagtactAGCGAGACTGAATATTGAAACTTCAGTGAGCCATTATATGCATGCTGTCCTTGCAATCATTGACACCTTCGTAAGCTACTCTAATCTGACTTTAATCTGCAGCCTTCGTGTGTTACCGCCGAGTGTTGCCTTCGTGTGTTCCCGCCTCTCATTGAGATCTTCGTAAGTTACTCTAGACATGCTGCTGTTCCACTCTACAAGCTTGGCGTGTTCCCTACGGTGGCCACAAGTACCTTCCCCGCACTCACTGGTAGTCGGTGTAGTGCCCTCCCTTCCCGGTGTAGTCGATGATGAGGCCCGTGAGCGGCGCGAACACCATGCCGCCGATGGAGCCGTAGATGCGCTGGAGGCCGTAGTCGTAGCCGAACTCCTTGAGGatggccaccaccgccacctcgaACAGCGTGTACGTGAAGCCGAGGAGCAACTTGGTGAAGGTGTTGATGGAGATGAAGAGCCAGAAGCTGAGGGCCACGTTGTGCTCCACGCTGCCAGGCCGCTTCTCACACGTGTTCTTGTGCGGCAGCTGAGCCAGGCAGTGGAAGTGGCAGGTGACGGCCGCCTGCTCCTTCTCGAACTTGGGGCTCTCCTCCATCACGAGCTTAGGGATGCTCACGATCTTCGGCACGGCGCCCTTGACGCACTCGAAGCTGTTGATCGCCTCCTTGGACATGGTGTAGTTGATGACGGAGATCTCAGAGCCTGTCTGCGTGGCTCCCGACAGCGGCAGGATGAGGTTGTGGATCTCGAAGGACCGCGGCATGTTCTCCGCCTTCCGTGTCCTGTTGAGGTTCTTCCTGAAACACTTCTGGTGCTTTTCCCTGTCATCCGTGCCGCCTTGGATCTTGCACACGTGGAATAGCGTAGTGTTCACGGCTTGGAGGACCTTGAGTTTCTTTATGTCTTTGACCAGCTTCGAAGGGATGACAATAGCGGGGTCGGGGCACGTGTAGCCGCAGTTCTTGGCTTCCAGAGAGGGCACCGTCAGCGTCGCGTCCAGGAAATCACACTTGTCCTTGTCGCCATCGGGAGGGACGGGCGCGAGGACGAAGCTGGAGTCGTCGCACGTGAGGCTGAAGGTCACTGTGTCGGAATACTTCGGCGTCGTGCGCGCGGGAGGGATGGCCACGGTGAGCAGGGCCACCAAGCCGCTCAGGGCCACCGTGAACACCAGGAGGCACTAtgggggagagacggaggagggggggttagtagaaggagaaggaagaggagcaatggTTGGAGGAGGGAGCTAATGAAGAGCGGTAGAGGAGAGTGATATGACAGAGatgttggagaaggaagaagaaaacgaagagaatgaggagcaggaaaagggggaggaggaggaggaggagggagagaagacgagagagaaggatgatgagtGGCAGCATAAGTGGCAGGAAGAGAGcgactgaaggaggaaagaaaaggaaaggagagcatgaggcaagaagagatgaaagaaaaaaaaacttacatgctAACACGCCATTGAAACCACGACATATACAgaataacaggaaggaaaaagaagtcacTAACGATAACAGAAGTGACGGAAGCGTAAGAAAACAGCAACGAATAAGTGACAcagcgaaggaaaggagaaacggaaggaGGTGATTATAAGGACAAGGTCAGAATTGTTAACGCAAGCGACATTACTCGTATTGTAGTAAAACACACTAACATGCAATTGACGGTCTTTTaagtcacgcacacacacacacacacacacacacacacacacacacacacactaaacgaaCTCaaccacatcacacacacacacacacacacacacacacacacacactaaacgaaCTCAACCacattagaaacacacacacacacacacacacacacacagacacatacactacTAGAACTCAAccacctaagaaacacacacaaacacatacacaatatAAGAATTCACCCatcttacaaacacacacacatcaagacgtcaaaaacctaagaaacacacacaaacacacgcactacAAGACCTCAACCACCTtagaaacacacacgcacacacacatacacataacacaacacagctCTCATACACTTTCCAAAAAAACaatctagcacacacacacacacacacacaacacataacaCATCACAACACAGCTCTCACTCCCTTACCAACAACTCTTACAACAAGGCGAGTGAGTGACCGTCGATAACTAACCCGGAAATTCCCTAGTTTGTCCGCGATGATCCCCGCCAAGAGAGGAGCGAAGATAGGGATGATCGGGCTGATGGAGAAGATGAGGCCTGTCTCCTGCAACGTCAGCCCTAGCGCTCGCAACAGTAACGGTGTGAAGGGAGCCACGCACTGAGTCgctggaggaggaaaggtgaaaatgGTTACTCAGCGGGAGAGAGATGATGTGAATATAGTAAGGGTGCAGAAAGGACAGTAACATAGTAGGGTgacaggataaagaagaagaatgaatcaCAAGGAGAATGAAAATAACAGAGGAAGAGGTGCAGGAAGGTAAAagtcaggtaaggtaaagtaagtacGGTAAAATGAGATGAAGTAAGTTAGTAAAGGTGAAATTGAGGTCATACGCTATATTTTGAAATTAAGTATATATaggaaaggtaaagttgggggtttGTGCTAACCTGAGATGAAGTATATTTAGTAAACGTAATTATTGGGGGCATTCGCAAAACTGAGATGAAGTAAAGTcagtaaaggtaaagttaaggGGCATATGCTATAGGTTCCTCGTTAGTCGTTGCCCCAGTGCTCGTCTCTGTCACAATGACCTATATAGGAAAGCTGAAAGTGAAGATATATCCCGTttgcgaaaaagaaaacaatatcagAGGTTAAATGTAAGAACAGAGTGATGTCATATAGAAGATGGACCCCGtctgcaaaaacaacaacaacaacgacaacaacaacaacaacaacaatagcaacaacaacaacaacaagaatagcaacagcagcagcagcagaaattCAAACGTATAAGAAGCAAAGTGAATGTTTTGTAGCAACTGAAATCATATACAAACCTCGAGAAAATTccaaacaaacaaagaataacaaagtgaaagagaaagtgtattctgtagaagaagaaaaaaaaaaaaactaccacgtACTCTCTTTAAAAAATAAAACCTCCGAGTAACTAGAAACTCTTACGgggatgaaacaaaaaaagacaaattaaaaCAGTACCGACGCAAATACATGTCGCTTATAAAGAAATCTCGTTGGTGGGGAAAAGCGCTGTAGAATATGAAGAGCGGTAAAAGTTCaagagtaaaacaaaataaaacagtaCCACCGCTAGTGCATGTCTCTTATAATGTAATCTCGTAGGTAGGGAAAAGCCTTTATAAAATATGCAGGGAGTTGTATTCGAGGGGAGAAATTACGCAcaactctctctctttaaaagccTTGCAGTAATTATAGTCTTTTGCGTGAAGGTGTAATTAGTCTCACCTGCTAAAAACCTGCACACCTTTTACCGAACGTTGTCGCCAGgtaagtacagagagagagagagaaagaaagggaaagggaagggtgggggagagagagagagagagagagagagagagagagagagagagagagagagagagagagagagagagagagagagagagagagagagagagagagagagagagagagagagagagggagaaagcaaaaaagaaagaaagagggagagtgagagtgagagagagagggagggaaagggagagaaagagagacgataaataaagacacaagggaaagaataggaaagaggagatgcTGGCGAGGAGCGAGAGAGGtagtaaatagaaaataaagaaaagaataggagaaaaagagaaagatggaggtggaggagaggaacaagaaagacaGGTGGCTTAGAAACAACAGAGAAAGGAATACAAAAaacagaagtggaggagaataagtaaatagagaagagggggaaagaaaacggaaaaagacgagaaaggaaacagaaagaagaggtaCAGGAAAAATCAGAACAGGCAGTAAAGTAGCAGAATAACGCAAAAGAATAAAGTAGAAGGATAAAGTAGAAAGAGAacgcacaaacagacagacaagaaagaaaaagaaatgcatgAAGGATAATTAAataggagaaaaagtagaaaaaaacgagctaaaaagagagaagagaaaacaaaagaaaggaggtgCAAAAAGTAGAAAGacaggcaggaaaaaaaagaggaataatgaaccaccaagaaaagagaaagatgagagaaagaagaggcacagcaaggaataaaggaaaagaaagcagtaGAAGAAAGGAGCccaaagagagaagaaataaggggATACTAATAAGGTACTGATGGTACGAAGGCCGGGTAGGACATGTAGTAATGGGCTCGAGGGGACCCTCCGTCTGTATAATCCGAAAACTTCGAAAAAATCACTTTCAGAAAAAAAGACTCCTCTGTCATCGCCCCATACTCTGTGAAAGTGTCAGGTGTCTACGACGAAATTTTCCCTgtcaaaaaaaaagttatcatggGTATCTCTGAGTagtccttcctctgcctcctccagtTTTTTTGTTTTACGGCCTTGTTTACACCATTACACACGATGTAGGCTTTTGCTTGCCTAATTTTTGtgatatttttgtaaaaatatgtcACTGCTCCTGATATGGCATCATCCCTTGACGAGAGCGCCTGGCTGTGTGCTGCTCCCCCCGCTGGGCAGTCTCTGAGAAATCGACCATTTTCTCAAAACGTAAGTTTTTGGTTTTTGAAGCGACACTCCTCCCTTAACCCATGATAAAAGTGATGGCATCATGTGAAAgctgaaataaagataaaattttCGTCCGAAAAACATTTTCGGTATTTCCTTCAATCATGATATAGATTTTTTTCTCTCGGTTTCGAGGGACATAAAATCTTtgagttatatttttttcataaagatGATACATTTTCGAAATGTTTTATGGACGAATTGTTGCAGTGGGTATAAATATTTTGTGGACGAGCAGTTAAAGGCGTACTATGGAAAATAATGGAGGTCTGTTCCATAGAATTAAGTCGTTTtttccgaagaaaaaaaatattcgtccAAACTTCATCAAATATTCAGGATCTTAAAATTACCTTATAACAATGATAGGTATAATAAAAATGTTCTGAGGAGCCGAAAAAAGGTTCGCATTCAAGAGTAAGAGACGGAGGGTTCCCTCAAGTACGATAAACACAGATTCAACAAGAACATAGGCGAGAATTgctttaccaacagagtggtgaatgagtagaataggcttggcagtcacgaggtgagtgtcaatacaatgGACAAACTAAAAATATATTTGATGAGTTCATGGACAGTGATGACTGTGCGGTTATAGGTTCACAGGAGTTGCCTTGCATAgggctaccggcctcttgcagactccttatgttctaatgttcttgtgTTCATCTCCGGCGCATTGGCCCTGGAGCCTGTGGTGGGCAAGAACATGTCACCCCGGGACACtgggccagtgtgacacccgggatgccacagtctaccttccccaggtgtccccaggtagtacccatttatcggccagcccgagagggaggacgaGCAGCTGGGTGGCTGCGCGCCGCTTAACCTCACCTCAGACACAACACTCGCCGCCCCGACCATAGAAGAATACATCacgaaggaacaggaggaataaTGCATAGATTTCGGAcacgaggag
Proteins encoded in this window:
- the LOC126983957 gene encoding uncharacterized protein LOC126983957; this translates as MSTRRQLSWRARQGGERLRQEGRRAALSCWQDFTTLRLAPLKLTFFVIMGATQCVAPFTPLLLRALGLTLQETGLIFSISPIIPIFAPLLAGIIADKLGNFRCLLVFTVALSGLVALLTVAIPPARTTPKYSDTVTFSLTCDDSSFVLAPVPPDGDKDKCDFLDATLTVPSLEAKNCGYTCPDPAIVIPSKLVKDIKKLKVLQAVNTTLFHVCKIQGGTDDREKHQKCFRKNLNRTRKAENMPRSFEIHNLILPLSGATQTGSEISVINYTMSKEAINSFECVKGAVPKIVSIPKLVMEESPKFEKEQAAVTCHFHCLAQLPHKNTCEKRPGSVEHNVALSFWLFISINTFTKLLLGFTYTLFEVAVVAILKEFGYDYGLQRIYGSIGGMVFAPLTGLIIDYTGKGGHYTDYHVMYLLYFAMKVLCAFILVKVDLRFKSPASSLCLSTCRLMRNVEVLLLLLVVFISGMCYGFIENFLPLHLHDLGATNWFIGIITTIASVASLPFLAFSGAICKKFGYFQSIAFGLVCYSIRCVGYSAIKKYYWCAPFEVLEGVTTGLLVTSAIVYGKELSSTGNVATLQGILATLHYGLGKSAGSFLGGFLMHNLKAPLTFQIFSGLSVAAAFGYYLVGKLYIVPRHNKMLLQKLEIMKMPVETISRKEHRRSSRSPGQPNASEATLQRLSRKKNKSPQPVKENKPRETKKTNTSMDTTMALDETQMTELPPDDTIPSLNETKHANNTKEAVLDETKKDDLNETKAMVLDETQMTELPPDDTVTSLNDTKDKEDLDDTKAMVLDETQMTELPPDTTIASLSEAVDEGEEKKDKEKEGKTEDSAC